In the Pogona vitticeps strain Pit_001003342236 chromosome 2, PviZW2.1, whole genome shotgun sequence genome, AATATTCTAAAGAGAATAGACAAAGGGAGCTCTGCCAACTGCATATTTGCTTATAATATAGTTGTTGGGAAAAAAACTACTGTATATCAATATAGTTATTGATGGTTGTTTCACCTGCTGCAGCGAATTAGtactaactgatgaggtgctggggcacATCTTGGTTATGCAAATGGGTGGATGTGACCAGGCACACAACAGTTGTTGGTACCTTGGAATTAACTGCAGCTAGCCAGGGCAAGTTAAGCATCAATTCGATTCTAGCTAATGTCTTGCTTTCTAGAACTCAAAAGTTTACAATACTTGTATTAAAAATAGCTTCTGTTAGGACAGGACTTCATATTCTTTTGTTTCATGCTACCGTAATAGTTAGAGATAACCCTTACTGTCTTTCACAGTCCTATGACCAATCCCATCCCTTCCTCAAATGCTGGATCCTGAGTTTATATTCATCATCTTTCCCACTGAGTCATCTAATGTTGTTATTTCGGGTGCCAATCTCACCCCTTGCCTAATTCACCAGGTTTTTCTTTAGCATCAGTTTTTCTCCCTCACTTCATTTGTTATTCTACTCTTCTGGGGAAATGTtacactttttccccctctctggaGACTAACATTtttgctccccaagcccggaaATAACGACGCAGACAACCAACTTTGGGTTTAAatctgggccacactttattaaaaccaaATTAATTCAACCAGGTAAGTAACCAattccaaacttgagggggcctgcggtagtgcggggaaataacgccaaataatccttattagtcaatgggcgagtcccaggccccaggttccagctgtctgatgaccggaggaacctataaggcctactaacaccccgaacctctagccatcgtatttgatgaccttttggTTCGAAAGTGTACAAGCACCTCAGTCGccttcggtcctgtaatcgcacgatccgcagaaaccgtcaggacTGAAGCGTTGTTAATTATTGATAAtcaccaaagggagacaccgtgacaaccagttattcccgcactacccgccaaagcatgaggactagcatcggctatgtcccatgtacccaccagacGAACCAAGTTCCAgcagcaggccccctctaatgtcatccaagaaaatgtccaaacctgcctccgacaggtggactccatcctCCCTAAAATATTCCAGATTGGATATTTTGATTCTGTGATGATTAaccacagatccgaggccgcatttgctgacaCCTCGACAAATTTCCTTATTGACCTGGCGACGCGCCTTATTAACTTTATCCATGTTACACGCCCCACGCCAGGTTAAACGCGGTATAATTGTAGACCAAACAATCCGCATGGCGGGGTATAAAGTGTGTAGTCTGCGCAGGTCCCttaaaatatccaatatcaaagcctttccaggcaactggggcaaatcattgccacccAAATGTAcaaccaagatgtctggaggtgtGTTTCCAAAAGAAGCCATTCTTCCAAATtgcacccattgcatgccacgcatgcccttccagGAGATGGATGCCatggcaccaagccccaaatcagTTCCCCATCGGGAAGATGCAGCATAGCGCGCTGCCCAATATACATAACTATGGCCAACAATCGCAACGTTCCTTCGAGCCTCCAGCATCTCgccatctgaaaaacaaaattaacactGCCTACGCATTAGGTAGTTGCCGGATATAAGTCTTGTAACACTTCGATGACCATCTACCTAACCGCTTAATCCCATCTGCCTCATATCCCAAAGCGGCTGCTGTTGACGCCGCCCCTATTCTAAACGAATGGGTACCAAACCTCATATTCCTAAACCCTgttctttccagcgccatgtcagttatcttccaaaactggtacttgGTAAGTGGGGTTCCATTATCGTGCTGAAAGAAATAGCCGCTGTCACTCCCCCTAAAATTTATAAACTCCCGTAAAGCTTTTACTGGGCATATTTTCATGATGCTGCATTGTCCCAAAATGATCATTCTACCTTGCCCGTGCTGATCAGTTTTAGATCTTCTCAACCTAATTCTCACCTGTCCCTCCTCCGCTATTACATCATCCATCTgcagggctttctttgaaatGTCCCTCTTTCCAGATGCAACCAACTCACTAATTCTCATGGCACCAAAAAAGGCTAACAACGCTGCCGCCCTAATAAGCACCTCCTCAAACCTATCCCTACACAAAAGACCCCATAAATTGCACAGCTGCCCTAAAAGCGCCGGCGATATGGGAGTTCTATCGTCCTGCCTCAGTCCCCTCTCGCGAGACCACCCTTCCAACATCTTTCTTATCCTAAAATCGCCTGAAAAATCCCTAATACCATTCGCCTTGGCATAAAAACTCAAGGCCGCCAGCTTGCCTTTTATGGTACCCGGCGTCAGTCCCCTCCAGTGTAATTCCACCACAAACTGCTGAATGTGTTCAACCGGTGCAGGCCACAACTGCTCTAAATGCCTCAACCTTCTAAAGTCTGAGAATTCCTCACTTGCTGCTCCATATTTCCTCCTCGTTCTCGGGGCTAGCGCCATACCTATTGCTCTTGACGCCTCCGAACgccaatctgccatacctctgATGGAAGCGCCTCTGGCAGATCTCTGGCTTCCGGTGCCAACTCCCTGAACcgccggatctgttggcgtgaaagagcatcggcTATGCTGTTATCAACGCCCGGAACATGACGGGCATGCACTACGATATTAAACTGCAACGCCCTTAACGTAAATGCTCTGACTAGCCTCATAACCCTCTCCGAACGTGACGTCAAATTGTTGACAATAAACACCActgcctggttgtcacaccagaagcgcaccactgtattggaccactcccttgcccaaagccacagtgCTCCCACTATAggaaaaaattctaaaaacatCAGATCCTTCGTTATGCCCTGCCTACGCCACTCATCAGGCCACGTTCCTGCACACCACCTACCCTTAAAATAAATACCAAACCCTTGAGTCCCAGCTGCATCTGAGTTTACCTGGACGTCAGCCTTTAAGCTGATTTCCGACCTCCAAAATGATATCCCATTAAATTGatccaaaaactgttcccacacCCTTAAATCCTCTCGAATACCTTTTGTAACCCTGGTCTTATGAAACGGCCTCTTCAATCCTGACATGGCACTGCAAAGGCGTCTAATAAAAGGCCTACCTGGAGCtaccactttgcatgcaaaatttaaGTGTCCAACCACTTCTTGCAATTCCTTCAAGGTCACCTTCTTTTTTGACAATAAAGTACGCACCACGTTCCTAATGTTCTCCAATTTGTCCTGTGGTAACCTCGAAGTCTGTCGTATTGTGTCTAATTCAATCCCCAAGAAGGTCAGAGTTGTACTTGGCCCTTCCGTCTTTTCTTCCGCCAATGGCAAGCCCAATTCGTGAGCTAATTCTCTAAATGTATCCAAAAACCTTTGGCACCTCCCAGAGTTTGCTTTGCCACAAAAAAGGAAGTAATCCAAATAATGTGCTGTGCAACTACAGCCGATTCGCTGCCTGATCCACCATTCTAGAAAAGTACTGAACTTCTCAAAGGTTGAACATGAAATTGAACACCCCATAGGGAGGGCCCTATCAATGTAATAGAGCCCTTGAAATTGAAACCCCAATAGATTAAAGTCTGCTGGGTGCACCGGTAAAATCCGGAACGCCGATTTCACGTCCGCCTTGGCCAGTTCAGCGGCCACTCCGCAAGCTCTAATCATTCttactgcctcatcaaatgaggtaTAACGCACTGAACACAGCTCATCAGGTATGGCGTCATTTACTGACTCCCCTTCCGGAAATGATAAATGATGGATCAGCCTAAATTCACCCggggttttttttggaacaatCCCCAGGGGGGAGACCCTTAAATTGCCAATGGGCGCCTCCTTAAAAGGCCCCACGACCCGTCCCTCTCTGACCTCCTTGTTGATTTTTTCCAAAACAACATTCTCCAAACCCTTTATTGAATTGAGATTCCTTGCCACAAACGCCCTCCTGACACCTAACGCTGGAATTCTGAACCCGAACTTAAAACCTAACTGTAAATATTCAGCGTCGTCCCTTTTTGGATACAACGCTAATCCCTTTTCCAACACATCAATTCTAATTGGGGTGGGCCCCCTTTCCAGGAGCCCCCCCATCTGGTTTCTTATTTGATCCCCCCGCCTTGCTTTGTCTTTGTCCCCCTGTACGAAAACAGTTGCTTTTGGCATGCCTTCCTCCACATCCGATACATTCGTGCCTAAATCTACACTGTGCCTTATTACAGGACCCCTTATTGTTAAACTCAAAgcaaggcagccggggttgaaccacctgccccgccaCCTGGCGGGTACCACTGTTAGCAGGATATTTTATATTCAAGTGTCCACAATCAAATCTATCGCCTAGACTTGTCTTAGCAGGCGACATATGCTGTAGCCAGAGTCCTGGGTGTGTTTCATCCCATCGAAGTTCTGGCCGGATAGCGCTCCGCATTCGGAATGCCTCATCATAACGCAGCCAAGCTTGACCCTCAAATTCGGCCTTTGCTCTGCGCATGATATCAAAATATTGGAACAGGGCcgatgccttccaaggctgcatttttaccAACACTCCTGCATATATCGTAAATCCTGtgacccaattggtccaattcctaTCCGGTCTCTTGCGCCTATGCTTCTCCTTCACTTTCTCATCGTCTTTATCAATCTCCTTCACTTCAAATTCCCGGTTAAGcaattcataaaaatcaatgaaatctcCACACCAAATCCGTTCCTTAACTGCTGGCGTCAAATGGTCTCCCAGTGGCGTACTATAGTCTGTGTAAGGAATAGCTGATATTGGCACTGAATTGTAACCTGTATTGGGTACGGATGGATGCTGCAGTGTGCTTGGACTCTTACCTTCCTCCACCGCTGGCTTCATTGGTGTTGGGAATGGCATTCCCCATCCAAACCATTGCTGCCCCGATGGGGGCAAAAAGGCGCCCGGCCATGCCGAACCAAACATTGAATATGTATTGGGGAATGTACCTGACTGTTGTAGCCCTCCAGCCCAGGGCCACTGTGCCGCCGGACTGACTGTGTTGCGCGAAATATCATACTCACCAAACCCTGCTCTCATTGATCCTGTAGGCGCCGCGGCCCCCTGATAACTCGTGGAGGGTTCATCATAAGGGTCATACCCATATGACGTTCCCTCTCCCAGCTCCTGACAGACTGCTGGATCCATCCTCCCACGTTTGCGCCCATCGGTCCTCACCGGCACTGCTTCCGAACCTTCATCCATAATATGCTCTTCCATGTCTTGCACCTGCTCAGATTCAATGGCATCAAGTCGCTTCGTTAATTCCAAAGTCATAGCTCTCACCTCAGCCCTACGCCTCCCCTTTGTCTCCCTAACTGAACGGCGTGGCGTgacttcccccccaccaggaGCCTGCCTCTCAAGCTGCCTGCTCTCAAGTCTAGCCACCTTGGCCTGCAATTCCTGCAGCTGTGCCCAGGACTCCTCGTCAGAGGTCGACCTAGGAGGAGACACTTGAGGAACAACACGCCTCCCGGCAGGacttttgcctttctttttcccGCCTCCTTTCTTTGGCGGCATTATGTCAGCTCAAGCTTAACCAAGAATATTCACAGATAAGATAACAGCGAATTCCTGTCCAGAATCACCTATACGAATGCTAACCTATCCCTccaattccccccttttttattttttatttttattttatttttttttatttttttttatttttatatcctattgttattattgttattgttgttgttgttattattattattattattactcttattattattaatgtttgttatttctttttctatgcGTGTATTCAAGTAACAATACCTTGGACTTAAATGAAAACGAAACCCAACacctaaaatggctgccgtgaATAGGCCATGCGGCTTTGCACCaacctccaaaatggccgccagagcCTAAAGGTCTCAAAAACTCCAGTTCCACCCTGGAGCCCAGTCCCAATGCCCCAACTCCAAATTATATCTAATACTCTGTAAAGCAGAGCCTGATACAAAGAGGGACAGTGGGAACCGAACCCCAACCTCAAGCTCAGCCCTAAGAATCCTTAACctgctgagctattcagcagctccaagactatggggggggggtaaggcCAAAGAACACCGGTGACTTAGCAATACCCAATCCCCCTTTCCGTAACCCAAAATTAACTGAACAAAAGGGGGGGTACCTAAATCAAATTCAAAGAATGGAGCAACTACGCCCCCCGTTTACAGCCACCAGCACTGTTGTGGCTAAAAAACCACCCTTTCTCCCCACTCCCTCTTCTCCTTGATCTTAAACTGCCCACAGCCTTTAATTAAACACCCTTCCGGCCAGCAtagaaaagggggtggtggtggagataaCACGGAGCCCTCTCAAAAGCAACCCCCGACAATACCAGACCACCCTCGTTGGGGCTAAAGTCGTCCCCCCCGCAACACTCACCAACCACGGACCAAAaccccactcactcactcacacactcgcACCCCTTCTGACCTCCCCCAACCACACAGCCGCTCCGTGTCCCGCTCCCCCCCACCCGTCGGGAGCAAAAAGGCCCGACGCTACTGCTCCCTCCAAACCGTCAGCCCTAGAAGCTCCGATCCTCTCCCTTCAGCTGCTGAAAACGAAAGAGCCCTGCATCGCGGGCTGACGCTCTTTTATAGCGTCACAGCCCGGGCTCCTGTCACGTGACCCCACTTGCTGCCTGCGTCGCTCCAGGGCCAGGAGAGCAAATCGCGCGCGGGGCTCAATGGCGCGAAAAGGCGCCCATCGCGCGCGCGAGCCCTTCTTTGCTTATAATTTAATCTACTCAAATGAATTTAATTTACTTAAAAAGAGGAAGTTAGACAAAAACAATTAAGAAACAGTTATGCTACATTTTTTCAGCACCATCTAAGGCATCTAGATAACTATACCAATTAGCTACCATTTATCTTAATTCCAGATCAAATTAAGAAAATGAGCAACTATAGAACTCTTAGCCTCAAACAGTCAGTCTCAATCATTGATTGGGTATAAATCATTCCTATTTAAATCGTTCTTGTTGGCAGCTGGTCCAAGCAGGATGCTATTGGCAACAAACTGGGCACTAAATAGAAAACATATACTACTGTGATGAGACATCCATCTTTACATTCTGAAATCTGGATTGCACTTTTCATAGTGAAGGAGGTTCTTTGGGGTGTGTTCGTGTCTCTATACATCCTGTGACTATGGGCCACTTCTAAGAACTTTTGTGCTGATTCAGAACATAAATCTGAATGTTTTCCTTCTACTTTTATGAGTTTTTAGGACATGAATGATGCTCTGAAGAATTTATGGGGGTGAAATCTCCACTAACTATGGGGTTATTGCCTTTTCTAAAGGAATAAATCCAAGCTACCTAAAACCAGAGGTATAAAGTTCGCTTTGCTCTAGGATTCACAACTGACAGGCATACTCCCAGGGTCTTTCTAACTGCTGGATGTTTCCAGGGCTGTAAAAAACATAAATGGAATATAAGATAAAGATTAATAGAGCTCCTGCAGTGAAGACACAAAATATGCATGGGAGTATAAGCAAATCTTCAGCTAACTTtcacatcttaaaaagcacatatGGCTGAACATGCATCATAGGATAAATTGCATTGAAAGGAACTTTGCACCTTCTGCATCAAACAGTGTAAgctccattgagttcagtggtaTCTAATTCAAAATGAAAATTGGGATAGTAGAATCTGTGATGTATGTTTTCCCTATAGTTCATCCTGCCTCCTCGCTGGAGTGGTCAGCAGTACAGGAAGGCAGGGAAGTGCCACCTGGGCTACTTCTATGATTGGTGCACCACAAACAACAACGGCTGCATGAACTGCGCTGTGAATGGTAACTGGACCGGCCAGTTCTGAGGGGTGAGTCCAGGGTCCAGCCACCTGTGATTGCAGTATTCGTATTCTTCTCCAATATCCCGTCTGTAGTTCACCCTGATTCAAGGCATGGATAGCTTTTAAGTAGGTTCTGCATTAATATTCCACACAGTTTTAGGTGTCGTTCCCCCACCACACCCCAGACTCTGACATGCTAAAGTAAATAAGCTTGCCCAATATTAAATGTCTCAAATTGTTATTCCTGGTAGCCTCACAAGGGGATTATCTAGACCTATTTCCATACAGCTTCAGCACCAGCTATGGAATGTGGTGTACACCAGTTTGGTGAAGTGCACAGAGTGACAAACTAGTTCTCAAGAGATACGGGTTAGATCTCTCTCTATTCAATCATAGAAGTTCATTGGGGATTAGCATGGATAaaactccataaatatctcacttaactggAAAGTTCTACTGGGATCTCTATACTTCGGTTCCAACTTTATGTCATATAACAAACAAAACTCACAGAGTAGATATAGCTCTGACCATCCCGACTGCTAAACTTTGCTGGCAATAAAATTGAGGGAAAAGATTCTCCTTGTCAGTTCTGTTATGAGAGCTCAGTGACTTTCAATGCCTTCAGCCATTGTGTCTTTCTGGATTGCCTGGCCACAATAGGAAGGGGTGCTATTGTTCTATGGCTGTTCTTGTGTTTCTTAGAAGACCAGTTCTTTTTGAACTGGGAACCTGCTGGTAATCACCATGGTCACTTGAGTCTGCTGCCCATCACTATGGTCTCTTATTTTGGGGGTCTGTTACATTGGCCTCCACAGAAATTTTCAGGGTAGGGGTAAAGCTGTGTAGCTGCACAATCTGTAATGCTTTCTGGTGCATATTAATTAGATATTTGTCAGGCATTATAGAGCAGATTCGTTTGCGATCAAGGGAAGTGGAGGAAGTTTGACCTCCAAGGCTTATTTACTCTCTCTAAAGAATTGAATAGAACAcagtgtagcgaacagccctgcattcacctgtctgtcacagctgagcagtggagaaggagccaatgagtggatggaaggcggtgccaagggggggagggggctggatataaaggctggtgtatggagtatgaagaggtattctgtgagtgagagacagtgtgaaacttaaaagtgaacttagagtgagttagagatctgtaaggatgctgaatggaacagagagttgataaagctttaaagttaaagtagaactgattcagattcaagtgattagcaaACTGTGATTTACCTATCGAATATTAAtctgatgttaacttccctgatcaaataaataagttacgTTTCAAacgtacacatgtctccttgagtgaatggtattgagacagcaatacctggtggcagcgaagaaagaagagcgagaaccttgtgaaggcctgagggaatagggacttcagaggagaTCACCACACACAGTGTACATTCAATAATCCAAGAATATTCCTTCTCATCAAAGTGTATCTGGTGGTGGCACTAACGATACCTGCTCTGACTTCCAGGTtatctgcttctgtgagatcttAGGCATTGTATCAATCAATGTGCACTGTGGGAACAAACCGATTACTACACAAGaaagccatttttaatttttgatatatgtctagaccactggttcttaaccttttctttaccatggactcCCTTCCAATATCTTTGGTTGCATGAACCACCAaaacttaactcaagatttaaaaccctaaagtgcatcaaatattcatttaaagtttctcattaaGGGTCTCATTGAGATATATCCCTTGTTTTAACatcaacactttttaagatggcCAGAAGAAGctccattttgctttgaacaggatgcaccctcatcaacatcatcagcTTTTGTGCATTTCAGACTCAGCCAGCGATCCATTCTGAGCCTCAACCAATATGTATTGGTATGAAATTCACTGCAACAATgtcaaaaagtcactttacccaacaataaccaGTTTTactaaaagaaagcaaagaagaaacacaatcacaaaATCTGTCCaaacactcacactgacactaactgactctgactctttctTCCCATGGCATCTGACTGTCTGAGCAgcagcaagaaatgtcacgttatctctcagccactcaacatccttcacttgcatgttctcaccatgtgcagaaagaTCAAATAGTTATTTGCTattaaacagttattttcataaccaatttttacttttagttgttgtaggttttccaagctgtttggccatgttcttaagttttttcttcctaatgtttcaccagtctctgtggccagcatcttcagaggacagaagtcagaactctgtctgtgctctgatgcagtttgtgggatagttgagtatttatagttgtggggtcagcttttgtccttttcaggagattgggtgattatggtgatcagcatttttgttgtgggtgtattgttatgataggggggagagatgatctgttacTGTGACTTGTAGGtgtatcacaacaatacacccacaacaaaaaacacgctgatcaccataatcgtccaatctcctgaaaaggacaaaagctgatcccacagctatactcaactatcccacaaattgcaccagagcacagatggAGTTCTGTCCTCtgtagatgccagccacagagactggcgaaacgataggaagaaaaaccttaagaacatggccaaacagcccaggaaacctacaacaaccattggatcctggccatgaaagccttcaagaatactctggaaaatttttacttttgtttgtttttaatagaggcagtaggttagaaaagccaagttttacaaaAACAAGTAAGAGAAATGAAGATTTTgttctatatttcctttttttcccctttccttccttccttccttccttccttccttccttccttccttccttccttccttccttccttccttccttccttccttccttccttccttccttccttccttccaattactttataaaaagaaaatgaaaagaaaagaaagcttagACTTCTGTCCAGCCCATGGGGACAAAGGATAGTGTATAAAATCCAAGCAAAACCAGGCCAGTGGGGtaatatggcaaccctaacagtACTACATACATGAGATTTCTGCTCCTTCTCCATTCCAGAAAGATAGCTTCCACATTGTGCCAGGAACAATCCAAGATAATCCCTAGTGATGGTCTGTGCCCATATCCTCCATTCTCTAGATAAAGAAAGTTTATGCtgtcgttgtatgtgtatatacttacaatgacaataaattactattattataaaCCTGTATAAACAGTCTTGCTTTTCTATGAGGAAcatgaaaatgagaaaaacatctaaaGGGCAAGAAGATccattagttttaaaaaaagtaacatgcTACCCAACTGCATCAATCCATAATGGACCACAGGCAACAGCAAATGTCTTGATGTGACAGATGTGTCATTGAAATGGAGGATGAGAAGACCAAAACAACATTGGCTGGAACTCAGGGAAGGCACCTCCTAATTAACCaaggtatacagtggaccctctacttacagaattaatccgtattggaagtcCGTattggctgcaagtcgaaaagtctgtaggtcgaatctccattgacctacaatgcattgaaaaccgattgatCCCATAACCAGaggattttattctatttttgttccattttggtttttttctggtctgtaggtcgattctccggctacaagttgaatctaaattttaaggccagagaagtctgtaactcgaagattctgtaagtcgagccgtctgtaagtcaagggtccactgtaaactaAAGagtagatggttgttgtgggtttttcaggctctttggccgtgttcttcagaacacggccaaagagccagaaaaacccacaacaaccattagatcccggctgtgaaagccttcgcgaatacattaaagaGTAGATTTATATCTTCAGGTGCCTTCCACCCCCATTCCTGCTGGCTGGCCCAGTGGGAAGGCCATGATTGCATTGTGGCTGGATGTCTGGTTCCAGTACCATCTGCATTAATGATCTCCAGCTTTTTGATCACTGCTTCACCTACCATGTGTCCACAAAGAAAATCCACACAATAGTGGGAGTCTAGCATCAGGGAATAAAAATTTATCCTCCTCCTTTTATTAGCATATGACCCTCACAAATCT is a window encoding:
- the LOC144586242 gene encoding integrase/recombinase xerD homolog — encoded protein: MALAPRTRRKYGAASEEFSDFRRLRHLEQLWPAPVEHIQQFVVELHWRGLTPGTIKGKLAALSFYAKANGIRDFSGDFRIRKMLEGWSRERGLRQDDRTPISPALLGQLCNLWGLLCRDRFEEVLIRAAALLAFFGAMRISELVASGKRDISKKALQMDDVIAEEGQVRIRLRRSKTDQHGQGRMIILGQCSIMKICPVKALREFINFRGSDSGYFFQHDNGTPLTKYQFWKITDMALERTGFRNMRFGTHSFRIGAASTAAALGYEADGIKRLGRWSSKCYKTYIRQLPNA